A window of Spiroplasma syrphidicola EA-1 contains these coding sequences:
- the hpt gene encoding hypoxanthine phosphoribosyltransferase has protein sequence MKIHPLVKEVLYTREEIAAKCKELAVAVNQYYHANSQDNKDNTVICLGLLKGCIPFMAMLLLDLEIEVETEYMTVSSYAGGVAGNLNPEIMFDLVADVEDRDVLLVEDIIDSGKTIKLVKDYLLDKGARSVKVVTLLDKKSGRKVDLAADWYGFDVPAAFLIGFGLDYEERLRNLPYVAIADVEKIKAWTWEK, from the coding sequence ATGAAAATTCATCCATTAGTTAAAGAAGTTTTATATACACGTGAAGAGATTGCCGCTAAATGTAAAGAATTAGCAGTAGCAGTTAATCAATATTATCACGCCAATTCTCAGGATAATAAAGATAATACGGTTATATGCTTAGGATTATTAAAGGGTTGTATTCCCTTTATGGCAATGTTGTTATTAGATTTAGAAATTGAAGTTGAAACAGAATATATGACAGTTTCATCTTACGCTGGGGGTGTCGCTGGTAATCTAAATCCAGAAATAATGTTTGATTTAGTAGCAGATGTTGAAGATCGTGATGTTCTTCTTGTTGAAGATATTATTGATAGTGGGAAGACAATTAAACTAGTTAAAGATTATTTACTGGACAAAGGGGCTCGTAGTGTTAAAGTTGTTACTTTATTGGATAAAAAATCAGGGCGAAAAGTTGATTTAGCAGCTGATTGATATGGTTTTGATGTTCCAGCGGCTTTTTTAATCGGTTTTGGTTTAGATTATGAAGAACGTTTACGTAATTTACCGTACGTTGCAATCGCTGATGTTGAAAAAATCAAAGCTTGAACTTGAGAAAAATAA
- a CDS encoding MIP/aquaporin family protein, which produces MAIFFIQLSTELLGTAILVLLGNGVVANTLLKKTKGNNQGFLAITAGWGFATFLGALVASLLNGAAQLNPAVTIAVVIQQTWFIEHGWFLLPAILIGQILGAIIAQLIVDTIYWKHIKDTVTDNPDFVLAVHATIPTYQNKFLNFFTEMIGAALLVLVVLLLSEQESKVIHNLAPLFVGFTVFAIGLGIGGPTGYAINPVRDFIPRLIYSFLPLKGKSKAQWNYSWIPVLAPITGGIIVSLIFWAL; this is translated from the coding sequence ATGGCAATATTTTTTATACAACTGAGTACGGAACTCCTTGGAACAGCCATTTTAGTTTTATTGGGAAATGGTGTTGTCGCAAATACTCTTTTAAAAAAAACAAAAGGAAATAATCAAGGTTTTCTGGCAATAACAGCCGGATGAGGATTTGCAACATTTTTAGGAGCTTTAGTCGCTAGTTTATTAAACGGGGCAGCGCAGTTAAACCCAGCTGTTACAATTGCTGTTGTTATTCAGCAAACATGGTTTATTGAGCATGGTTGATTTTTACTTCCAGCAATCTTAATTGGTCAAATTCTTGGGGCAATAATTGCTCAATTAATTGTTGATACAATTTATTGAAAACATATTAAAGATACTGTAACAGATAATCCTGATTTTGTTTTAGCCGTTCATGCGACAATTCCTACTTATCAAAATAAGTTTCTGAATTTTTTCACCGAAATGATTGGCGCGGCTTTATTAGTATTAGTAGTATTATTGTTATCTGAACAAGAATCAAAAGTAATTCATAATTTAGCACCATTATTTGTTGGATTCACTGTTTTTGCAATTGGATTAGGAATTGGGGGGCCTACTGGCTATGCTATTAACCCTGTCCGGGATTTTATTCCCCGTCTTATTTATAGTTTTTTACCCCTAAAAGGTAAAAGTAAAGCCCAATGGAATTATAGTTGAATCCCTGTTTTAGCCCCAATTACGGGAGGAATTATTGTTAGTTTAATTTTCTGAGCATTATAA